TAGTCACATCAGATTTGAACGTGTGCGTTTTCAGGTCGGGAGATTCTAATTGGGTCAATCCCGGCTGAGAAGTTTTCAACAGGACTGGAAGAGATATTACCAATCCCCCCTGCTCCCTTCAAGGAGCGCACTCAGAGATATTTCCGACTGATTCTTAGTTTTCAAGTGATTGTAGGCGAGACAAGAAATCAGGGAACCTTTCGGCTTGAATGCCGGGAGGAAGTGCTGATTTTCGAGGAACCTGCGCTTCTGTAATCACTGAGTCAGCCGGAGCGAGGCTCAACGGAGCTGCATATCTGAACTTTCCGGTCGACAGTCCTTCAATCAGCATACTGGTGGTATTCAGTTCCTCTAAAGGCTGTTTTACTGTTGACTGCCAGCCTGCGATCCGGATGTCTGAGGAAGCGACCGAACCTTCTCCAGCCAGATCGACAGAAGAAAGCCAGTTTTCAGGTGGTTTCGAACCCAGAACCTGAATCAGGGGCGATTGCGCTAAGTCGAAAACACAATCCTGGCTTTCGATTTGGATAGCCCCTGGAATGGTTTTCTCATCAAGCCAGTGAAACAAAAGAAGAGGCCCCGACTTTCGCAGAGTGAGATGCTTCAGGCTGATGCTGATTTGCTGGTCAACTTCGGGTGGCTGTTCGAAGAACAGCGTGGAGTGTGAAGTGATGTTCAGACAGTTATTCAAAGCAAGGTTTTGAGGAGTATGAGTGAGGTAAATGGCATGCTCGGCTACTGCGAATACTGTGTTGTGAATTTCTAAATGGCATCCGGTACGTTGTTGTGCATCAATGGGTTTCCAGTAAATGGCACTACGGTTGATTTGTGTTCCGGAATCGCTTTCATCATTCAGTTGTGCGAAGAAACAGGATTTGAGAGTCAGGCTTTGTGCGGTCACGTTTAAAAGTGATGCAGGTTGTCTCTCTTGTGCAGGAATCGTTGGGGATTGGGGATTGCTGGTTTGGCTGACGAGAATTACATTTTCCAGATGCAATTGTTCTGCCACAACGCTGAAGGCTTCATCTTCGATATGAATGATTGCAGGGGCATCAGAGACTCCTCTAATCGTCAGTGGGCCTACGGTTGTGATTTTTGTCGATTCATAAGGAGTTAACGAATCTAATTGAATGATCCCATTTTCATCTGGAGGAGGGAGTAATTGTCTGCTGATCTGCTCGGTGGCAGAAGGACTGGCGGTATGCGCATCTGAGGGCGTCGATTTATTCTCAGTCACAGTCTGCGGATCGAATGAGACCTGAGAGGTGATTTTTAATAACTGGCTACGGGCTCCCTCATCAAGGAGCGTCAGCGATAAACCTGAAAGTACGAAAATCAGCGCTGCGATCAGTGGGAGTCGCCCCGTTTTCCCAGACGTTAAATCAACGTGTGCGCGGGGTGTCTGATTCTGAAATGAGGCGTGAAATTTGAGTAAGGGTTTGCGTGCAGACTGCGGTTGAGCGGGCCATAGTTTTTTTGCCTCCTGCATGTTGGCGGGACGCTGCTGTGGATCAGGGGCAATAAACTTCACCAGAGCCTCTGCTATCGCGGTGGGAGTTTCCGGTGCCCAGCTGCGAATATCAGGGACTGTTTTGGTCTGATGGCAAGCCAATTTGGCAAGCGGGTCCCCGGTTGTAAACGGAGGTCTGCCTGCCAGCAGTTCCCAGAGCAGGCAGCCCAGGGCATAAAGGTCGCTTTGTGAATTTGGGTGTTGTCCTGTGCCGATCAGTTCCGGTGCGATGCCATCATAACAGCGCGGTGGCAGTGAAGAATGAATTGTGAGCTCTGGCGAGAGGATCGGTTCGAGACCGGTATCGACCAGTGCTGCAGTTCCGTCTGTGGCAAGTCGCACATTCCAAGGACGGATGTCGCCGTGGATCACATTCCGTTTTTCCAGCGTCGCTAATGCATCGAGTAACTGAGCACCAATGGCGAGTACGACCTGCACCGGAAATCGGCCTCTACGGATCAGCAGCTCAGCGACTGTTGTCGAGGGACCATATCGACTAATGATGACGAATTGCTGGGGGAGTTGTTTGATGGTTCGTGGGAGGATTAGAGACGGGTGCTGCAATCCTTGTAGGCGTTTTAACAGATTCTGGAAGTTTTGCTGAATTTGATTTAGATTCTCAGATTGGGGCTTGGTGATTTTTAAGGCACAGAGTTCCGTGCTCTCAGGGGCTTTAGCAACATAGGTGCTGGATTTATGGCTCTGACCTAATTCCGAAACTAATAAATAGGGCCCAACGACTAAGCGTTCTGGGGTTCCCGAATCCAGAGTGCGCGCCTGGAAAGGAGTGATTTTCTGTGCCTGGACAAGTGCATCAATCCAGACCGAGTCGAACGCAGGAATCCCTCGAGCTAATTTCTTCACGCGCCGCCGGCAACGCCTCAGATCTGCTGCTGTACAGAGCTTGAACTTTGTTAAGCGTTTTAACAGCTCTGGGGAAGGAGGGTCGAGCAAAGTAAAGAAATCCTTTTCTACTTTAAAATTGCCGAAGGTGTAACTACTTGTGCTATCAGATTTTTCTGGCGGCAACCGTTCCACGCAGAACAGGGTGATTTATGGCAAAAAATGACAGTTTTCGCAAGAGAGATCTGGCTTGAGCGATCTTGGACCGAATCAGAGAGCGGTCTTTTCTAAAAATGGTAGTTTAGGGTATAAAGCATGTTGAAAGAATATGCTTCTATGCTCATTTGACGAGAAATCATTGGCTGATGAATACCCCCCCGCAGAAGTGTGTACTGATTGTTGGCAACGATCAAACCTGTGAAATGCGATCTGTACTTGAATCAGTTCGTGAAATCTGCCGGGGCGCACAGATTGTTTCGTGTGCCAGTCTGGAGGCAATTCCAGACGAGGAGGCGTTTCCCGATTTGATCCTGATTTGTCAGAACTGGCCGGATGAGTTTGGACCACGTACATTGTCTGATCTAGTCAGCCGTTTTCCTATTTCCCGCTTTGTTTGCTGCTATGGTGTGTGGTGTGAAGCCGATGGTCGCACTAGAACGATCTGGCCTCTCGGTATCCGTGTTCCCGCGCGTTGTGTTTCGACACGGCTTAAATTGGAATGGGAGATTATCAGGGGAGGCCGAGCAGCGTTTCCTCTGACCGCAGGCAGAGATGAGATCTTTCAACTTGAAGCCACTGACGGCTCACTCCGATTCGATACAGAAGGGGGAGCTCCTCTGATCCAAGTCGAATCTGGTGACCGTACCTATCGGAAAATGCTGGAAGAGAGGATTGTTTCCTGGGAAGGACGAATTGCAAACACGATGAACGACGAGGCCATCGATCTATTGATGATCGATCTGGACCCATGGGAAATGATAGTGAACCAGTTGGAGACACGGACCTTAGTGGCTCCGATCGTTGGAGTGATGGGCCTGGCACATCCGGAAACCATCACCGCTGCGAAACTGCTGGGCATCGAAGCCGTGATCTGTAAAGTGGCACCCGAACAGGAATTATTCCAGGCACTCAATCGCAGTTTGCAGGTCAAGGCGATTCCACAGGCAGAGTGCTGACTTTCAGATCTTTGAAATTGAGGTCCGTGGTTGGATCGTGGCCTTGCAGGCTGATATGTCCTGCTTTCAGTCGCAGTCCTTTACGGGGATTCTCATCTGGCTTTCGGGTATCGTTCCAGTCTGTCACCTGATAGCCGTCAATCCAGACAGCGATATGAGAGCCGTAAGCGGAAAGGGTTGTGGTAAACCATTCGTTGTCATTTGAGACGACTCGCCTGGCTTCGGTTCTTCTAAAGATGGCACCGGTACCTGCGTTTTCTGGTTTGGTACGGTCTTTGTCTTTGATTCCGTTGTGGATCTGTACTTCATAACCATTGGCCATGCCCTTTTCAGAGCCCTTGATCGCACGAAAGAAGTAGCCACTGTTCAGCGCTGTGCCATTGGATTTTGCTGTTGCCTGAAACAGAAAATTGTCCCAGGTTTCTTCTGTCTCCAGGTAGCCCTGCTTTTCGGCAGTGACATGAATCGTACTGTCGACGACTTCAAATTTACTTTTCGAACCGGGGACGACACGCCAGCCGGCGAGGTCAACACCATTAAAAATAGTCGACATCCGCAAGGGCTTCAAATAGATCTTACGAAATTCAATTGGGCCTTCATTTTTTTGGAGACCAATAAAACCAACTTTACGGAGGTTCTTGGATGTATCTGTAAAATTCAGAACTTCTTTCCCATTGAGTGAAGCTTGAATTTTTGGGCCTTCCAGACGTACGACGAATGATTGCCATTCCTGACTTGCGGGAACGGGATCCTGGATCTTACTGCGACCGACTAAGCTCCCGGTTGGATATTCTGTCTTCTGATCACAAAGATTGAGTTCGTAACAATCTTTGCCGGGGTCCTTGGGATCAAAAAACGTTCTGAGAAAGAGCCCGCTATTTGTTTCCGGTGTTAAACGAAAATCAAATTTCAGTTCATAGTCAGCGAAAGGAGATGTCGTCAGTAGCAGCCCGGGTTTCCCAGAATCCGCTTTGATCACACCTTGCTCAACGTGCCAGTTGACGTCATTATTGGCTTTCCAACCGAAGAGGCTGTGTCCATCAAATAAAGCGA
This genomic interval from Gimesia alba contains the following:
- a CDS encoding serine/threonine protein kinase, translated to MKKLARGIPAFDSVWIDALVQAQKITPFQARTLDSGTPERLVVGPYLLVSELGQSHKSSTYVAKAPESTELCALKITKPQSENLNQIQQNFQNLLKRLQGLQHPSLILPRTIKQLPQQFVIISRYGPSTTVAELLIRRGRFPVQVVLAIGAQLLDALATLEKRNVIHGDIRPWNVRLATDGTAALVDTGLEPILSPELTIHSSLPPRCYDGIAPELIGTGQHPNSQSDLYALGCLLWELLAGRPPFTTGDPLAKLACHQTKTVPDIRSWAPETPTAIAEALVKFIAPDPQQRPANMQEAKKLWPAQPQSARKPLLKFHASFQNQTPRAHVDLTSGKTGRLPLIAALIFVLSGLSLTLLDEGARSQLLKITSQVSFDPQTVTENKSTPSDAHTASPSATEQISRQLLPPPDENGIIQLDSLTPYESTKITTVGPLTIRGVSDAPAIIHIEDEAFSVVAEQLHLENVILVSQTSNPQSPTIPAQERQPASLLNVTAQSLTLKSCFFAQLNDESDSGTQINRSAIYWKPIDAQQRTGCHLEIHNTVFAVAEHAIYLTHTPQNLALNNCLNITSHSTLFFEQPPEVDQQISISLKHLTLRKSGPLLLFHWLDEKTIPGAIQIESQDCVFDLAQSPLIQVLGSKPPENWLSSVDLAGEGSVASSDIRIAGWQSTVKQPLEELNTTSMLIEGLSTGKFRYAAPLSLAPADSVITEAQVPRKSALPPGIQAERFPDFLSRLQSLEN
- a CDS encoding 3-keto-disaccharide hydrolase; translated protein: MPRKTVNYIVLSALFLTSCQKVEHPSPPAKSNAEPQAKEVVTAKTNPKTTAEPAGEIIPETGLTDEEIAAGWIALFDGHSLFGWKANNDVNWHVEQGVIKADSGKPGLLLTTSPFADYELKFDFRLTPETNSGLFLRTFFDPKDPGKDCYELNLCDQKTEYPTGSLVGRSKIQDPVPASQEWQSFVVRLEGPKIQASLNGKEVLNFTDTSKNLRKVGFIGLQKNEGPIEFRKIYLKPLRMSTIFNGVDLAGWRVVPGSKSKFEVVDSTIHVTAEKQGYLETEETWDNFLFQATAKSNGTALNSGYFFRAIKGSEKGMANGYEVQIHNGIKDKDRTKPENAGTGAIFRRTEARRVVSNDNEWFTTTLSAYGSHIAVWIDGYQVTDWNDTRKPDENPRKGLRLKAGHISLQGHDPTTDLNFKDLKVSTLPVESP